Sequence from the Thermococcus nautili genome:
CGTCCCGATAAGCAAGGCGAAGAAGATGTCGCCGGAGGAGCTTGAGGGCAAGTTCGTCATCGGCGAGTTCGTCAACAGGCAGAGGCCGGAGTTCACGGAGGAGCTCAACAAGCTGATTGACGAGGTCCAGGAGCACTTTGGCCTTAAGGGTGGAGATGATGTTTGAGACTGTTGGGAAGAAAGTGAAGGAAGCCTTTGGGGACAGGGTGGAGGAGGTTATAGTCTTCGGCTCCCGGGCGAGGGGTGACGCTAAACCCGAGAGCGACCTCGACGTCCTCGTGGTGCTCGATAAGATAGAGCCTGAGGACTGGGACAGGGCAGGAGAGCTCAGCGCCGAACTAACGCTTGAGTTGGGGATTTCGGTCATGATTGTCCTTCACACGAGGAGGGACAGCCTCTACGAGACCGCCGCAAGGGAGGGCATAGCGGTATGAACGAGGAAATCGGGGCACTCATCAGGAGGGCGGAGGAGAGGCTCAAAGCTTCCTGGGAGCTTTACTCTAAAGGTTACTACGGCTTCGCAATCTCAAGCGCGTACTACTCGATGTTCTACTGCGCCAGGGCGCTTCTGCTCTCGAAGGGAGTCAATCCCAAGAGCCACGCGGGAGTTCATGCCCAGCTCGGAAAGGAGTTCGTGAAGACTGGGATGCTTCCGGCTAAGCTCTACACAGCGTATTCAAAGGCCCTGAACATGAGGCATACGGCCGATTATGACGTTTTCGTTGAATACACCGAGGGAGACGCCCGGGTCGTTTTGAAAGGTGCGGAGGAGTTTTTGAAGTTCACGAAGGAGTATCTGGGGGTGTAAACATGCAGATTAGACTCGCCGGAATCGGCGGTCAGGGAGTCGTTTTGGCTGGAGTGATACTCGGCGAGGCCGCCGCGATTGAGGGTTTGAACGTCCTTCAGACGCAGGACTACAGCTCCGCGAGCAGGGGCGGCCATTCCATAGCGGACGTCATAATCTCAAAGGAGCCTATTTACGACGTAATGGTCACTAGGGCGGACGTTCTGGTAGCCCTCGCCCAGCTCGGCTACGACACGGTTAAAGACTCGCTGAAGGAGGACGGGCTTTTAATCATCGAAACGGATTTGGTCAGGCCCGATAGGGACTACGTTGGCGCGCCCTTCACCAGAATCGCCGAAGAGACGACTGGGCTCGCCCTGACGGTCAACATGGTTGCGCTCGGCTACCTTGTTGCGAAAACCAATGTTGTGAAGAAGGAGAGCGTTGAGGAAGCGATTAGAAGGCGCGTTCCGAAGGGAACCGAGGAGATAAACATCAAGGCCTTCAGGGCCGGTTATGAGGAGGGATTGAAATGAGGTACCCGTTTCCGGTCGGCAGGTCGGACTTCATCCAGGGCGATGAGGCCATTGCGAGAGCGGCAATTTTAGCGGGTTGCAGGTTCTACGCCGGCTACCCGATAACCCCCGCGAGCGAGATATTCGAGGCGATGGCCCTCTACATGCCCCTCGTCGATGGAGTTAGCATTCAGATGGAGGACGAGATAGCGAGCATAGCGGCGATAATAGGCGCCTCCTGGGCGGGAGCGAAGGCGATGACGGCAACGAGCGGTCCCGGCTTCTCGCTGATGCAGGAAAACCTTGGCTATGCCGTGATGACTGAAACGCCGATTGTTGTCGTTGACGTCCAGCGCGGAGGACCTTCAACGGGTCAGCCAACTTTGCCGGCTCAGGGCGACATAATGCAGTCCATCTGGGGAACGCACGGCGACCACATGCTGATAGTTCTCTCCCCGTCAACCGTTCAGGAAGCCTTTGACTTCACGATTAGGGCCTTCAACCTCGCCGAGAAGTACAGGACGCCGGTCGTTCTGCTCACCGATGCGGAGATAGCCCACATGCGCGAGCGCGTTTACATTCCGAAGCCGGAGGAGATTGAGCTCGTTGAGAGAAAGCTTCCCCAGAACGAGGAGGAAGCGAAACTCCCCTTCGGCGACCCGCACGGAGATGGCGTCCCACCGATGCCGATTTTCGGGAAGGGTTACAGAACCTACGTTACGGGTCTCACGCACGACGAGCGCGGAAGGCCGAGGACGGTTGAGGCAGAAATCCACGAGAGGCTCATAAAGAGGATTTTCAGGAAGATACTCGACCACAAGGACGAGATAATCAGCATGGAGGAGTTCATGCTCGACGATGCCGAGGTTGCAATAGTCACGACCGGAATAGTTTCGCGCTCCGCAGTGAGGGCAGTTAAGATACTCCGCGAGAAGGGAGTCAAGGCCGGCCTGCTGAAGCTCAACACGATATGGCCCTTCGACTTCGACTACATCGAGGAGCTGGCAGAGCGCGTGCGGAAGATATACGTGCCTGAGATGAACCTCGGACAGCTCTACCACCTCGTCAAGGAAGGCGCCAACGGAAAGGCGGAGGTCGAGCTCATAGCCAAGATAGGCGGTGAGGTGCACACGCCGATGGAGATAGTCGAAAGGGTGGTGGGATGATGTACCTGAAGTCCGCTTACGAAATCCGCGACAAGTACCTGAGAAAGGACATGTTGCCCACTATCTTCTGTCCGGGCTGTGGAATCGGTAGCGTTCTCCAGTTCACACTAAGGGCCATAGACGACCTCGGCCTCAACCAGGACGAGATAGTCTGGGTGAGCGGAATAGGCTGTTCCTCCCGCGTTCCCGGATTTGTGAACTTCGACGGCCTTCACACAACGCATGGAAGGGCTCTGGCCTTCGCCACGGGCATAAAGCTCGCCAACCCCGATTTGAAGATAATCGCCTTCATGGGCGATGGCGACGCGGCCGCTATAGGCGGAAACCACTTCATCCACGCCATCAGGAGGAACCTTGACGTCACGGTAATCCTCATCAACAACTTCACCTACGGAATGACCGGCGGACAGGTAGCCCCGACCGCTCTAAAGGGCCTGCGCGGGACTACAGCGCCGTACGGCCAGTTCGAGAACCCCTTCGACATAGCCAACCTGG
This genomic interval carries:
- a CDS encoding 2-oxoacid:ferredoxin oxidoreductase subunit beta, coding for MYLKSAYEIRDKYLRKDMLPTIFCPGCGIGSVLQFTLRAIDDLGLNQDEIVWVSGIGCSSRVPGFVNFDGLHTTHGRALAFATGIKLANPDLKIIAFMGDGDAAAIGGNHFIHAIRRNLDVTVILINNFTYGMTGGQVAPTALKGLRGTTAPYGQFENPFDIANLAVSAGANYVARWTVFNYLQGINSIKKALQKEGFTLVEFLSPCPISFGRRNRMKTAPELIRWYQKITVPLAKAKKMSEEELEGKIVIGEFADRDRPGLVREYQEYIKRAKKMMGWEQ
- a CDS encoding HEPN domain-containing protein, with the translated sequence MNEEIGALIRRAEERLKASWELYSKGYYGFAISSAYYSMFYCARALLLSKGVNPKSHAGVHAQLGKEFVKTGMLPAKLYTAYSKALNMRHTADYDVFVEYTEGDARVVLKGAEEFLKFTKEYLGV
- a CDS encoding 2-oxoacid:acceptor oxidoreductase subunit alpha, with the protein product MRYPFPVGRSDFIQGDEAIARAAILAGCRFYAGYPITPASEIFEAMALYMPLVDGVSIQMEDEIASIAAIIGASWAGAKAMTATSGPGFSLMQENLGYAVMTETPIVVVDVQRGGPSTGQPTLPAQGDIMQSIWGTHGDHMLIVLSPSTVQEAFDFTIRAFNLAEKYRTPVVLLTDAEIAHMRERVYIPKPEEIELVERKLPQNEEEAKLPFGDPHGDGVPPMPIFGKGYRTYVTGLTHDERGRPRTVEAEIHERLIKRIFRKILDHKDEIISMEEFMLDDAEVAIVTTGIVSRSAVRAVKILREKGVKAGLLKLNTIWPFDFDYIEELAERVRKIYVPEMNLGQLYHLVKEGANGKAEVELIAKIGGEVHTPMEIVERVVG
- a CDS encoding nucleotidyltransferase family protein, which produces MFETVGKKVKEAFGDRVEEVIVFGSRARGDAKPESDLDVLVVLDKIEPEDWDRAGELSAELTLELGISVMIVLHTRRDSLYETAAREGIAV
- a CDS encoding 2-oxoacid:ferredoxin oxidoreductase subunit gamma translates to MQIRLAGIGGQGVVLAGVILGEAAAIEGLNVLQTQDYSSASRGGHSIADVIISKEPIYDVMVTRADVLVALAQLGYDTVKDSLKEDGLLIIETDLVRPDRDYVGAPFTRIAEETTGLALTVNMVALGYLVAKTNVVKKESVEEAIRRRVPKGTEEINIKAFRAGYEEGLK